The genomic region GTGGTTTTTGCCCTTCCGTAATAACAACAATAGTTGACTTTATCCTCCTAAGTCAATGAAAATGTCACACCGTCAAGGCCAAATAACAACAATATAGTGGTTATGGATTGGAAGCAAAAATTAGGCGAACAGATTCGACGCGCCAGGGCGCGCCAGGGCATGACCCAGCACGAACTCAGGGCGGCCCTCAAAGAAGCTGATTTCGAGCTTAGCGTGAACAGCATTGGACACTATGAAAGAGGGGAAAGAGCACCCGGCATCGATGACCTGCGGAAAATTGCATTCGCTCTAAAGGCCGATCGATTTGAGATCGATGAGAACCTCCGAATAGAATTCAGCAAAAACGGCAAGGCGCGTCCCGAAATAGTACCTCAGCAGCTAACCCTGGCTTTCGACGACAAGGGTGGAGTTACTGTCAGAATCGAATCAGCCAGAGAAGGATTGATCATCAAGAAGAATACTGCCTGAGATTCCGGTCCTACTTCGCCAACCTTATTACTTCCCAATACAAAAACTGCTGAAGATCAGATTCAGAATGTCGTCTGTCGTGGTCTCGCCGGTGATGGCGTCGAGCGGACGCAGCGCGCCGTAAAGATCCAGCATGATCATCTCGTGCGGGGTCTTGCTGTCGACGGCAACGCGGGCTGCTTCCAGGCTGGCGATGGATTCTTCCACCAGACGCTGGTGGCGGATATTGGTAAGGAAGCCGGTTTCCTGCTCACCGCCGGAGTGGCCGGAGACCTGGGCGAGAATCTCCGCGCGCAGAGCGTCAATGCCCTCACCGGTAAGCGCTGACGTGGGGAAAATCTTGCGCGCGCTGAGCTGCCAGGACCACGCCCCGGGCAAATCACTCTTATTGGCGACAGCCACCGCGCGCCGGCCCTCGCAAACGCGGAGCAGGTCGTGGTCGCCCGCGGCAAGGGGCTGCGTGCTGTCCAGGACCACCAGCACCATGTCGGCTTCGCTGAGGGCTTCGTAAGACTTGCGAATGCCGATGCTCTCGGCTTCGTCGCTCGATTGGCGGATGCCGGCGGTGTCCACCAGTTTGATGGGTATGCCGCCGAGTGCCACGGTTTCGGTGACCAGGTCTCGCGTGGTGCCGGGCGTGGCGGTCACGATGGCGCGCTCGCGCTCCACCAGCCGGTTGAACAAACTGGATTTACCCACGTTGGGGCGGCCGACAATGGCCAGCGTGAGCCCTTCATGCACCAGCTTGCCGTAAGCGAAACTGGCGCGGAGCTGCTCCAGCGGCGATTCGATGGCGTTGATGCGCTGGCGGATTTCCTCTGACGGAAGCACGGCCACGTCGTCTTCCGCAAAGTCAATGCCCGCTTCCATCACGGCGATCAGGTCCACCAGCCGCTTCTTCACCGGCTGCAGACGCTTGGACAGCGCGCCTTCGAGCTGCTGGGCGGCGACTTTGGCCTGGTAGAGGGTTTGCGATTCAATCAAATCGCGGACAGCCTCGGCTTGCGTGAGGTCAATGCGGCCGTTGAGGAAGGCGCGCATGGTGAACTCGCCGGGTTCGGCCAGGCGGGCGCCGCGGGCGGTGGCCAGCTCCACGATGTATCGCAGAACCACCGGCGCGCCGTGCGCGGAGATTTCAACCACGTCATCAGCGGTATAAGAATGAGGTTTGGCGAAGAAGGTGACCACGGCTTCGTCCACGCGTTCGCCGTTATCGGGCTCAATCAGTTCGCAGAATGAAGCGTGGCCGGCTGCGAGCTCATGCTTCAAACGCAACATGCCTTCGGCGATGGGCCGCGCTTGCGGGCCGGAGAGACGCACCACGCCGATGCCGCCGCGTCCGGGCGGCGTGGCTATCGCGACGATGGTGTCATCCAAGTTCATTCAGCTCATCGCCGGTGATTGTCCTGGCGGGCCCATTGTTCTTCCAAGCGTTCGTGCAAATGGTCAACTTTGCGGCTCAGCGACGCGACTTCCAACTCAGCTTTGAGATTCACTTGATAGTCCAAATCAGCCTGGAGGCGGTCCTTGGCCGCCTGCCGGTTCTGCGACATCATGATGACCGGGGCCTGGATGGCGGCGGTCATGGAGAGAAACAGGTTGAGCAGGATAAACGGATAAGGATCAAAGTGGTCGCGAAACAGCGCTGCGGTGTTGATGACCACCCAAACCAGCATGATGACGCCGAAAATAATGATGAACGTCCAGGAGCCGCCGAAGCTGGCAACTTTGTCCGCCACGCGCACACCCAGGGTCATACGCTCTTCTTCTTCCACGTTCACGTTGCGGGAAACCTGTGTGCGGAGCAGCTCGTCGGTAACGCGCAGGCGGCGGCCCACCACGGTGAGCAGGTCTATGGCGGCGTGGGGATGCTGATTGATGAACTCCAGCAGCCGCTCGCGATGCATGGTAAGGACCTGGGTGGGCTCCTTGGCGACGGCCGTGGCCGAGCGCGGACCGCCATCCAGGAAAGAAAGTTCGCCTACGACTTCGCCGTGCTCGTTTTCCGCCAGGACGATCTTCTGGCCGTCTGAGCCGAGGAGGGAGACTTCCACGCGGCCGGTGCGCAGGATGAAGATTTCGCCGCCGGGATCGCCAAAGTCAAACAAGGTGGCGCCTTCGGGGAAGTCGCGGCAGTCCATCATCTGGGCCAGGGCTGCGCGTTCTTCGTCGTCCATCAGTTCGAAAATGGGGACTTCGCCGATCATGTTTACGTCGGTGGACATAGGTTTGCTCCGAGCTGTTGCGTCCAAACGAATTTGTGTGCCGCCCCTACGGGGCTCGGCATGTTGGGCGTAGCCTACCCAGGCCTCCCGGCCTGGGCTAACTCATTCCGCGCCTACGGCGCTGAAGCTGTGGACATACAAGTCATCGCGCTTCCGTGGCGCGGCTTCTCTGGGATTCTAAACTGAACGGAACGCCTATCGCCGACGCATGGGATTGGGCTTGGGGGGCTTGTAGTCTTTGGGATAAAGCACAACGAAGCGGCGTCCGCCCTCGCCGTCGCTTTGCGTGGTCAAGGACTGGTGGTCGCGGAAGGCCAAGTGGATCAAACGGCGTTCACGCGACGACATGGGAGCAAAAGAATAGGGGACGCCGGTGCGCAGTACTTTTTCCGCCGCCACGTCGGCGGCCATTTTCAGTTCTTGTTGGCGGGCCGCACGGTAGCCTTTGCAGTCAAAGGAAATTTTGCCGTGCTCTTCGCCATGCAGATGCAGCGCCTCATGGACCACGGTCTCAAAGGAACGCAGCAGTTCACCACCGCGTTCCAGCACCAAGTCACTGTCCGGTCCGGCAAATTCCACCAGGATCTCCGGCGACTCCAGGCCTTCCATGGCCGGAGGGTTGACGGTGATGCGGTACTTCAGGCGGAACGCGCCGGAAGCGATGATGTTCTTCAACAGAGCGTCAATCTTTTTCGCCGCTGCGATCTTGTCTTGAAGCATGAACAGTCTTCCCTACAGCAAATTTGTGC from Terriglobia bacterium harbors:
- a CDS encoding helix-turn-helix domain-containing protein, which encodes MDWKQKLGEQIRRARARQGMTQHELRAALKEADFELSVNSIGHYERGERAPGIDDLRKIAFALKADRFEIDENLRIEFSKNGKARPEIVPQQLTLAFDDKGGVTVRIESAREGLIIKKNTA
- the mnmE gene encoding tRNA uridine-5-carboxymethylaminomethyl(34) synthesis GTPase MnmE — translated: MNLDDTIVAIATPPGRGGIGVVRLSGPQARPIAEGMLRLKHELAAGHASFCELIEPDNGERVDEAVVTFFAKPHSYTADDVVEISAHGAPVVLRYIVELATARGARLAEPGEFTMRAFLNGRIDLTQAEAVRDLIESQTLYQAKVAAQQLEGALSKRLQPVKKRLVDLIAVMEAGIDFAEDDVAVLPSEEIRQRINAIESPLEQLRASFAYGKLVHEGLTLAIVGRPNVGKSSLFNRLVERERAIVTATPGTTRDLVTETVALGGIPIKLVDTAGIRQSSDEAESIGIRKSYEALSEADMVLVVLDSTQPLAAGDHDLLRVCEGRRAVAVANKSDLPGAWSWQLSARKIFPTSALTGEGIDALRAEILAQVSGHSGGEQETGFLTNIRHQRLVEESIASLEAARVAVDSKTPHEMIMLDLYGALRPLDAITGETTTDDILNLIFSSFCIGK
- a CDS encoding DUF1003 domain-containing protein; this encodes MSTDVNMIGEVPIFELMDDEERAALAQMMDCRDFPEGATLFDFGDPGGEIFILRTGRVEVSLLGSDGQKIVLAENEHGEVVGELSFLDGGPRSATAVAKEPTQVLTMHRERLLEFINQHPHAAIDLLTVVGRRLRVTDELLRTQVSRNVNVEEEERMTLGVRVADKVASFGGSWTFIIIFGVIMLVWVVINTAALFRDHFDPYPFILLNLFLSMTAAIQAPVIMMSQNRQAAKDRLQADLDYQVNLKAELEVASLSRKVDHLHERLEEQWARQDNHRR
- a CDS encoding single-stranded DNA-binding protein translates to MLQDKIAAAKKIDALLKNIIASGAFRLKYRITVNPPAMEGLESPEILVEFAGPDSDLVLERGGELLRSFETVVHEALHLHGEEHGKISFDCKGYRAARQQELKMAADVAAEKVLRTGVPYSFAPMSSRERRLIHLAFRDHQSLTTQSDGEGGRRFVVLYPKDYKPPKPNPMRRR